A part of Ziziphus jujuba cultivar Dongzao chromosome 8, ASM3175591v1 genomic DNA contains:
- the LOC132805077 gene encoding uncharacterized protein LOC132805077 — protein sequence MAISVEVSQSRSLPWSTELPSSGIFLNVSLNQTLRRELRTTPGGLVVQVSSYPLAPQLHTSLFLPNHLLRQRPIFRNHINNFLSQVSGFRLPHSSTDRLASNVLAAALLQTGLFSLDAQVDLVVRSSELVVDPDLVSNGNMPHGDDHRNFQFIDDQLIIDQAPSRLPSSSDSTGSRTQTQTVDRLRMTTHERVVAENGDNGELGGCCICLEKFTAGTELIRFGCKHLYHQNCIVKWLENQNSCPLCRRPL from the coding sequence atggCGATTAGTGTGGAAGTGTCCCAAAGCCGCTCTCTGCCTTGGTCGACTGAGCTGCCTTCGAGTGGAATATTCCTCAACGTCTCTCTGAACCAGACTTTGAGACGAGAGCTTCGAACCACCCCCGGAGGCCTTGTTGTTCAAGTTTCTTCCTACCCTCTTGCTCCCCAACTCCACACGTCTCTCTTCTTGCCCAACCATCTCCTTCGACAACGTCCCATCTTCCGCAACCACATCAATAACTTTCTCTCTCAAGTTTCTGGGTTTCGCCTCCCACACTCCTCCACTGATCGTCTCGCTTCTAATGTCTTAGCCGCGGCTTTGCTGCAGACAGGGCTGTTTTCCTTGGATGCTCAAGTGGATCTAGTTGTTAGATCATCAGAACTGGTCGTTGATCCTGATTTGGTTTCCAACGGTAATATGCCACATGGTGATGATCATCGCAACTTTCAGTTCATTGATGATCAGTTGATAATTGATCAGGCGCCCAGCAGATTGCCATCGTCATCGGATTCAACAGGTTCAAGAACTCAGACTCAGACTGTTGATAGATTGAGGATGACTACCCATGAAAGAGTGGTTGCAGAGAATGGTGACAATGGAGAGCTGGGTGGTTGCTGTATCTGCTTGGAGAAGTTCACTGCTGGAACTGAGTTAATCCGTTTTGGTTGTAAACATCTTTACCACCAAAACTGCATTGTTAAGTGGCTGGAGAATCAAAATTCCTGTCCTCTGTGCAGGCGTCCATTGTAA